The nucleotide sequence TGATTGACATCCACCCGCAGCGTGCCTAAATCAGTGCGATCCAACAGTTGTGCCACTGACGGGCGACGGCTGCGAATGTCTTCTATGCGGGCTTTGAGCGCCTGTACGGCAGCTTCATCCATCATCTCGCCATCCTTGCAAGTTAGGTTTCTATTCTAGATTGTATCAAAACGTTAAGACAGTGCTTCCCTTCCCCTCAGTCCGAGAGGGCAGCCATCAACTCCACCAAAATGGTGTTGGAAAATAGCCACCCCTCGGGCGGAACGAGCTGCAACCGCCCCTGGCTGACGCTTGCCCAACCGCGATCGCCGTAAGACTGGAGGATCTCTAGCACTATGGCGATCGCCTCAGAACCAAATAGGTTTTCCAATTGAGAGATGCTTAACCCTTCCCGCAGCCGCAAGCCCAACATCAAAGTATCCACCAGCCGGTCGGCAGATGGTGTGACGGGAGCTGTGGGGAGTTGTCCCGTTGTTACTACCTGAAAATAATCGGCCAGATTGCGCGGCTGCTCGTAGCGCCTGCCATTCACATAGCCGGTGGCTCCCATCCCCAAGCCGTGATAGCTGCGGTTTTCCCAATAGACGCGGTTGTGGCGGCATTGGGCTCCCGCTCGGGCAAAGTTGGAAATTTCGTAATGGTCGTATCCCGCTATTGCGAGGGTGGCGATCGCCATGCGGTACATCTGCACCGTCTCCGCATCGCTGGGGAGAGGGGCATCACCGGGCTGGTAGAGGCGACCGAAGCGAGTGCCCGCTTCGATGGTGAGATCGTAGAGAGAAACGTGACGGGGAGCGATCGCCACAACGGCATCGAGGGAAGCTTGCCACTGTTCTAAGGTCTGTTCGGGCAAGCCAAACATCAGATCGAGGCTGAAATTCTCGAAGCCTGCCGCCCGCAAATCTTCAATCGCTCGAAAGACCTCCTCCACC is from Synechococcus sp. PCC 7336 and encodes:
- the hemW gene encoding radical SAM family heme chaperone HemW → MNFPSQTAIAPSPFAPPEAAYLHIPFCRRRCHYCDFATGRGTPELIERYVRALCRQIQQLSCSSLPLQTIFFGGGTPSLLSPQQLQQILRVLEQRQPFAPDIEISLEANPGTVDRPQLAGYREAGVNRISLGVQAFQAELLAACGRLHGVEEVFRAIEDLRAAGFENFSLDLMFGLPEQTLEQWQASLDAVVAIAPRHVSLYDLTIEAGTRFGRLYQPGDAPLPSDAETVQMYRMAIATLAIAGYDHYEISNFARAGAQCRHNRVYWENRSYHGLGMGATGYVNGRRYEQPRNLADYFQVVTTGQLPTAPVTPSADRLVDTLMLGLRLREGLSISQLENLFGSEAIAIVLEILQSYGDRGWASVSQGRLQLVPPEGWLFSNTILVELMAALSD